Below is a window of Onychostoma macrolepis isolate SWU-2019 chromosome 06, ASM1243209v1, whole genome shotgun sequence DNA.
taactgtttttgcattattataaggggtaggtttagggttggggtaggtgtagacgttataaccctgctgaaaacaaacaacagacaccattacaaaatttgtaatggttttactggttagcctataatgggacttgtagtggtaattggtcaccttttattggtggcttgttaaaaccaataagtcctaatggaatatgttccaaaacacactacaaaatctttttttttttaacagttaaaCGTTGATgggtaatgtttgtaatggtatttgtagtggaaaccattcgaattttctgtgatggtttctattgttttttttcagcagggaaaacacaatctaatagatataaaatttaatttattggaCGTAGTTTTATCCCTTATAGCCACAACCCTATTTTTCTGGTGAATGTGCGACACTTCCGATTCATTAGCTGCAATAGGCtataagtaaatattaattaaGTAGCCAAACCAAAAGTGCAGTAGTatttccctgttgaaaaaaacagcgtATTAGgcatgttttgaagcatggctgctaGTTTGAGCTggtggtccttagctggtcgtgagctggtttaagctggttcttaggtggtcatgtgctggtcctaagctggtcctaagcaactgcttaggaccagcttaggaccagcacatgaccaaccagctcaaaccagcagccatgcttcaaaacatacctaaccagcatatgctggattTTTCAACAGGGTTGCACTACAAATCAGTGTGTTAATGaatatgataataaattaaaataatatgaaaagaaaTAGCTACCAATTTGCAATATTTAGAAGCGTATAACACACAGTTTTTGTACAGTTAAAGTAACTGAAAGCCAATAACAGAAGTCTCGCACATAAGTTACAAAGGACCCACTGTTAGCCTAcgttaaaaataaggtggatacaaGAACTAAACATCCAGATATTTTTTCTGCACTGGAAAAGATGAGTTTTCGATGgtgtagaaagaaaaaaaaaaaggttactgGAGTACGTTTTGCGAGAAAAtaccatttcagtctttctgcttCAAGTCTCACATGACTAAATCTGGTCTTCCTGTGTGTTGCTCAGGTTCACATATGAAATCGCTCCTGTGTTTGTTCTGATGGAGCAGCTGACCCTCAAGAAGATGAGAGAGATCATTGGATGGCCTAATGGTGATGGCGATGGACTCTTCTCACCAGGTAAACTGGTCCATAACAAACTGAATGATGAAATATCGCCATTGCAAACGTAACCCAAAAGGTTGTGCATACAATTAGGTGATGAGGAAATTATGGCATTTTTGtgttggctgaactattcctttggctaacacattttattttgatgctgTACTGTGATGAATCTGTTCACAGGTGGTGCCATATCAAACATGTACAGTGTGATGGTTGCGCGGTATAAGTATTTCCCTGAAGTCAAAACCAAAGGCATGTCTGCAGCACCACGACTCGTGCTTTTCACTTCTGAACATGTAAGCATTCACTTTCACTGCAGTTAAGCAGAGGATTTGTCTCTCTCTAGGGGTCATATATTACATAAGAACGCCTAATATTAGCTTACCTAATTCGATACTGAgctcaaaaatatattttgtataggcctattatcagctttaatgcacttactaaaataacaaaagcagtCAAAAGTTTTGGTTTTTAAGgcaaaaagaaatattaaaaatgtagatCATTTAACTTGCAATCTGCAAaggactgtaaaaaaaatgcattcaaatattcTATGTAATGTCAAAGAACCATATGTCACTGGCCATAATTATAACCTTGAAAATCATGTGAAAATCGTTAAATAGTTGTAACCTGGCTCAGAGGAAGATATGACTTATGTCTTAGTGGCAGTTTTTTAAAGGATATACAAAACTTCACCTTACAAATGATCATAGAAAGCAAATATGCTACGAAATGTGTGGCATACTCGTGTAAAACAAGCACTATTTTTGGAATAAGAAGTCCAAAATTAGTGATTAAAAACAAGTATTTACATTTCAATCGGCAAATATGGTATTATTTTTGAAGTATTAGTGTACAGTTGCATTAATTTTATGCTATTTGGCCATTTGATTAATTGGCAACTcaactgtttgttttttgcagagTCATTATTCAATCAAAAAGGCAGGAGCAGTGCTGGGATTTGGCAAAGAAAACGTAATTCTCCTGAAGACAGACGAGAGGTATCATCTTCTTTTGAGCTCTTAACCACTACGTTACTTTCTTTCAAAgctcatgttttattttctagAGTCCCTCCCACTTACACCTCATTGGCTGTCTTGTTTCAGGGGGCGTGTCATACCTGCTGACTTAGAGGCCAAGATCATTGATGCCAAACAGAAGGTAAGTAGATGCTCAAACTCACTGCGCGGTTCTGTTTTGCTAAGACAAGTGAGTGAGAGTATTTAACCTCAGTGCCTGAAGAGTTCAGTGGATCAATACTGGAGCAGGTATTCTCAAGCTGATGGATGATTTGACCTTTAAGTACTAATTCTAAGTCTCTCTGTTAATTCTAAAGTGGGAACTTGCTGTTAGGGCAGTATCTTTAGGCCATGTACTATCAGCAGTGAATGtaattttgaatgtttatttcagGGTTACGTGCCACTGTTTGTGAACGCAACAGCTGGCACCACAGTATATGGAGCATTCGATCCCATTAACGACATTGCCGACATCTGTGAGAAGTACAACCTGTGGTTACATGTGGATGTAAGTTTGaatcaaatatatacatgcatttcCAATTAGTGCTTTCAGAATTTGCTGAAATGGTAACTAAATAGATGAatataataaatgctttagctttcctgtagctcaaatagtagagcatggcgctagcaacgccaagatcatgggttcgattcccagggaaagcaagagctgataaaatgtaaaaactgttacttgaatgcagtgtaagtcgctttggataaaagcgtctgctaaatgcataaatgtaaatggagcattgattaaatgaattaatgcatCTGAAATCATTCAGTCAATGGTGTTTGTACATGTCTAGGGTGCTTGGGGTGGAGGACTGCTGATGTCCAGGAAACACCGTCACAAGTTAAGCGGCATTGAGAGGTATGCAAAAATCACACGAGATGAGGTGCTAAAATGACTGTATATCGAAAATAAAGGTGCAGTGTGACCTGAAAACCCACATGTCTGTTTCAGAGCAAACTCAGTCACATGGAACCCTCATAAGATGATGGGTGTACCACTGCAGTGCTCAGCCATCCTGGTTAGAGATAAGGTGAGACAGTAAACAGTCAAACGAAATAAACTGTCAGGATTTATCACACACTAGGGCCCCATTTACATCTGGCATTAACATTTGCCTTGGAAAAGCCCGTCTATATACATgactgttaaaaagtttggggtcagtaagattacttttattcagcaaggacacatcaAATTGACCagaagtgacaataaagacatttgtaatctTACAaacgatttctatttcaaatcactgaaaaaaatcagtttaaaaaaaaaaaatcattagcacacctgttttcagcattgataattagcagaaatgtttcttgagcagcaaatcagcatattagaatgatttctgaagaatcatctgacactgaagactggagtaatgatgctgaaaattcagctttgcatcacatgaataaattacattttatatataatatattcaattttttaaatgataatatttctcaatatttttgttcttactgtatttttgatcaaataaatgcagccttagtgagcagaagacacttctttcaaaaacattaagaatCCTGTACAAGTCTAAAGAAGATCAAAAATCTTGGATATGCAGATACGCACCAAACTCATTTGTATAAATGTTTCTGCTAAATGAATTTATGCAGATCAAGtcaattcaaatgcatttttagtttagttatacTGATCACAGGAGTTGTGTTTCTGTTGCAGGGTATTCTGCAGGGCTGCAACTCCATGTGCGCTGGATACCTCTTCCAACCAGACAAACAGTACGACGTGACCTACGACACCGGCGACAAGGCCATCCAGTGTGGCAGACATGTAGACATCTTCAAATTCTGGCTCATGTGGAAGGCCAAGGTGGGTCACAACAGCTGACATTATGCCATGTCAAATCAATACTgtatatagtgcttttcacaatacacatcGCTTCAAAAACAGCTTCACAGAAAATGATAATGATGTATCTTAATATCTTCATGCCTTATAGTTGCATTATATAGAGCTGGGCGataatatagtttatattttgtGACAAAATTTGCAAGTATATATGAGTATACTGTGCGTATGTGGATAAAGTTGGACATACTTATATGTTCAACTTTATATAGAGAGCTGGGTGATACattttgcaacaaaataaaaaaattaggtagttgagatttgctatatACTATATGTTgctttatatatactgtatatatgcaaAGAAAGTTGGATATAATATCTGCAATAATATTGCAGCAATATAAACAATCACAAAGCCAAGATTTGCTATACAgtatatttctttatatatattgcatgtattatattgtacattatgtattatgtatgcCGGTAAAGTGGTATATATGCACTATATTcccacattttaaaataaaacaattatgtgGCTATAGCAATGAGTATTTTGCTGagaaacacacatttttattctgACTGGTGAATTTTATCCATGCAGGGCACAATTGGGTTTGAGCAGCATATTGACAGATGTCTGGAGCTTTCTGAATATCTctacaataaaatcaagaaCCGTGAGGGATATGAAATGGTCTTTGAGGGCCAGGTTTGTATCAGGCACATGCATACTTAAGTATAGATTGAAAAAACTGCTTACCTAATACTAAATGTAATGACTTTACTTATTGCTTGCTTTTGTTCTCTGCAGCCCCAGCACACAAATGTTTGCTTCTGGTATATTCCACCAAGCTTGCGCGGCATGCCACACGGAGACGAACGAAGGGAGAAACTACACAGGGTACTTCATCTCATTTCAGTTATACAAAATGAGAGTAACAAGCACACAAACTGGTAGTGATCAAAACGAATTTGACAAATCTTGTGGTTTTGAAGCTTTTATCAAAGAGTCAT
It encodes the following:
- the gad1b gene encoding glutamate decarboxylase 1b isoform X1, which translates into the protein MASSAPSSSAPEMDPNTANLRQPATTCDAWYGVAHGCTRKLGMKICGFLQKNNSLDEKSRMVGAFKDSAKNQMSCDNSEHFTRAETDFSNLFARDLLPAKNGEEPTIQFLLEVVEILTNYVRKTFDRSTKVLDFHHPHQLLEGMEGFNLELSDQPESLEQILVDCRDTLKYGVRTGHPRFFNQLSSGLDIIGLAGEWLTSTANTNMFTYEIAPVFVLMEQLTLKKMREIIGWPNGDGDGLFSPGGAISNMYSVMVARYKYFPEVKTKGMSAAPRLVLFTSEHSHYSIKKAGAVLGFGKENVILLKTDERGRVIPADLEAKIIDAKQKGYVPLFVNATAGTTVYGAFDPINDIADICEKYNLWLHVDGAWGGGLLMSRKHRHKLSGIERANSVTWNPHKMMGVPLQCSAILVRDKGILQGCNSMCAGYLFQPDKQYDVTYDTGDKAIQCGRHVDIFKFWLMWKAKGTIGFEQHIDRCLELSEYLYNKIKNREGYEMVFEGQPQHTNVCFWYIPPSLRGMPHGDERREKLHRVAPKIKALMMECGTTMVGYQPQGDKVNFFRMVVSNHAVTMSDIDFLIDEIERLGHDL
- the gad1b gene encoding glutamate decarboxylase 1b isoform X2, which gives rise to MASSAPSSSAPEMDPNTANLRQPATSFLQKNNSLDEKSRMVGAFKDSAKNQMSCDNSEHFTRAETDFSNLFARDLLPAKNGEEPTIQFLLEVVEILTNYVRKTFDRSTKVLDFHHPHQLLEGMEGFNLELSDQPESLEQILVDCRDTLKYGVRTGHPRFFNQLSSGLDIIGLAGEWLTSTANTNMFTYEIAPVFVLMEQLTLKKMREIIGWPNGDGDGLFSPGGAISNMYSVMVARYKYFPEVKTKGMSAAPRLVLFTSEHSHYSIKKAGAVLGFGKENVILLKTDERGRVIPADLEAKIIDAKQKGYVPLFVNATAGTTVYGAFDPINDIADICEKYNLWLHVDGAWGGGLLMSRKHRHKLSGIERANSVTWNPHKMMGVPLQCSAILVRDKGILQGCNSMCAGYLFQPDKQYDVTYDTGDKAIQCGRHVDIFKFWLMWKAKGTIGFEQHIDRCLELSEYLYNKIKNREGYEMVFEGQPQHTNVCFWYIPPSLRGMPHGDERREKLHRVAPKIKALMMECGTTMVGYQPQGDKVNFFRMVVSNHAVTMSDIDFLIDEIERLGHDL